From the genome of Deinococcus sp. JMULE3, one region includes:
- a CDS encoding NUDIX domain-containing protein: MTDIRLPVGHVKFSVRAVILCTRGDTLLTNCGHGEHGSGFHFLPGGAVRADEDSAQAAAREWHEETGLTADALRLVGIIESFFGPAGRREHEIGFYYHLPAPPDLPDGTFTVQDNPDVQCQWVPFDRIEATPVYPLVIRDLLRVPPGEVRHILNREA; encoded by the coding sequence GTGACCGACATCCGACTGCCGGTGGGGCACGTGAAGTTCAGCGTGCGGGCCGTGATCCTCTGCACGCGCGGGGACACGCTCCTGACGAACTGCGGTCACGGCGAGCACGGGAGCGGCTTTCACTTCCTGCCGGGCGGCGCGGTCAGGGCCGATGAGGACTCCGCGCAGGCCGCCGCGCGCGAATGGCACGAGGAGACCGGCCTCACCGCAGACGCGCTGCGGCTGGTCGGAATCATCGAGAGCTTCTTCGGCCCGGCGGGACGGCGCGAGCACGAGATCGGCTTCTACTACCACCTGCCCGCCCCACCCGACCTGCCTGACGGGACCTTCACCGTGCAGGACAACCCGGACGTGCAGTGCCAGTGGGTGCCCTTCGACCGGATCGAGGCGACCCCGGTCTACCCGCTGGTCATCCGGGACCTGCTGCGCGTCCCGCCGGGCGAGGTGCGGCACATCCTGAACCGGGAAGCGTGA
- a CDS encoding radical SAM protein, producing MSYWRTTIKPLLDDETGTIHKQAPIRVTLAFPNRYSVGMASLGYQVIYRMFNQEEGVACERAFLPDDVDAFERTGQALPTVETGRDAGDCELFALSVSFELDLTNIIRTLDVAGLRPLREERDDSDAIVMIGGPFTSSNPYPLTPFADIIVIGDGEQIVPVISEALREAESREDFYDLIDGMPGIFLPARHVHEPKWATAPKELLPAYSQIVTPHSELSNMFLVEAQRGCPRPCTFCLARTMYGPNRNNQAQELLDTIPDWVEKVGLVGAALSDFPHTKFVGRTLTDRGIKLGVSSIRADTVDAELAEILKAGGLRTFTVASDAPSERLRRWLKKGITTEDLTKTAHISRDLGFKGVKVYMMIGLGPENDDDITELIEFTKDLAKINRIALGISPFVPKRHTPHFADPFAGVQTIEKRMKRIQKELRTTAELRNVSAKWAWVESVIARGGPEVGMAAYQIYRNESIGAWKKALEEVGWSDEFEANTPAIDLPPGQYESKDVSAHAQGLAI from the coding sequence TTGAGTTACTGGCGCACGACCATCAAACCCCTGCTGGACGACGAGACCGGCACCATCCACAAACAGGCCCCCATCCGCGTGACCCTCGCCTTCCCGAACCGTTACTCGGTGGGCATGGCCTCGCTGGGCTACCAGGTCATCTACCGCATGTTCAACCAGGAGGAAGGCGTCGCCTGCGAACGCGCCTTCCTGCCGGACGACGTGGACGCCTTCGAACGCACCGGGCAGGCCCTGCCCACCGTGGAGACCGGCCGGGATGCCGGGGACTGCGAACTGTTCGCCCTGAGCGTGTCGTTCGAGCTGGACCTGACGAACATCATCCGCACGCTGGACGTGGCGGGCCTGCGCCCCCTACGGGAGGAACGCGACGACAGCGACGCCATCGTGATGATCGGCGGGCCTTTCACGAGCAGCAACCCCTACCCCCTGACGCCCTTCGCGGACATCATCGTGATCGGCGACGGCGAGCAGATCGTGCCCGTCATCAGCGAGGCCCTGCGCGAAGCCGAGAGCCGCGAGGACTTCTACGACCTGATCGACGGCATGCCCGGCATCTTCCTCCCCGCGCGGCACGTCCACGAACCCAAGTGGGCCACCGCGCCCAAGGAACTGCTGCCCGCGTACAGTCAGATCGTCACGCCGCACAGCGAACTGAGCAACATGTTCCTCGTGGAAGCCCAGCGCGGCTGCCCGCGCCCCTGCACGTTCTGCCTCGCGCGGACCATGTACGGCCCGAACCGCAACAACCAGGCGCAGGAACTGCTGGACACCATCCCCGACTGGGTGGAGAAGGTCGGCCTGGTCGGCGCGGCCCTCAGCGACTTCCCGCACACCAAGTTCGTGGGCCGCACCCTGACCGACCGCGGCATCAAGCTGGGCGTCAGCTCCATCCGCGCCGACACCGTGGACGCCGAACTGGCCGAGATCCTCAAGGCGGGCGGCCTGCGCACCTTCACCGTCGCGAGTGACGCGCCCAGCGAACGCCTGCGCCGCTGGCTGAAGAAGGGCATCACCACCGAGGACCTCACCAAGACCGCGCACATCAGCCGCGACCTGGGTTTCAAGGGCGTCAAGGTGTACATGATGATCGGCCTCGGCCCCGAGAACGACGATGACATCACCGAACTGATCGAGTTCACGAAGGACCTCGCGAAGATCAACCGCATCGCGCTGGGCATCAGCCCCTTCGTGCCCAAACGCCACACGCCGCACTTCGCGGACCCCTTCGCCGGCGTACAGACCATCGAGAAGCGCATGAAACGCATCCAGAAGGAACTGCGCACCACCGCCGAACTCCGCAACGTGTCCGCCAAGTGGGCCTGGGTGGAATCCGTCATCGCGCGCGGCGGCCCCGAGGTCGGCATGGCCGCCTACCAGATCTACCGCAACGAGAGCATCGGCGCGTGGAAGAAAGCCCTGGAGGAAGTCGGCTGGAGCGACGAATTCGAGGCCAACACCCCCGCCATCGACCTGCCGCCCGGCCAGTACGAGAGCAAGGACGTCAGCGCCCACGCCCAGGGCCTCGCCATCTGA
- a CDS encoding KH domain-containing protein has protein sequence MKSDPVDLTLFLAQSVVDQPSLVRVSKRGPTVMVRVGPGEEGRLIGRQGRVIQAIRTLVRAASDPRERLNVDLDAPRKA, from the coding sequence ATGAAGAGTGATCCCGTGGATCTGACCCTGTTCCTGGCGCAGAGCGTGGTGGACCAGCCGTCGCTGGTGCGCGTCTCGAAACGCGGCCCGACCGTCATGGTGCGCGTCGGCCCCGGCGAGGAGGGCCGCCTGATCGGCCGTCAGGGGCGCGTGATCCAGGCGATCCGCACGCTGGTGCGCGCCGCGTCGGACCCGCGTGAACGGCTGAACGTCGACCTGGACGCGCCCAGAAAAGCGTGA
- the rimM gene encoding ribosome maturation factor RimM (Essential for efficient processing of 16S rRNA), with the protein MTGGQDRTRLGYFLGPHGVKGGVKVYVLGDQEQFRALKRVFVEGRGWLRVARLEMLAPGVALHLAGVTSREAAEELRGLNVFAADDELPEPEEGVYYYHELRGLTLHGAGGEVLGEVVDVEDGGHQDLLVVRHEGGESFVPLQAPYVLVNLNDRKRPASLALSADAPAGLLESAEPEGPEAGGDDA; encoded by the coding sequence GTGACGGGCGGGCAGGACCGGACGCGGCTCGGGTATTTCCTCGGGCCGCATGGCGTGAAGGGCGGCGTGAAGGTGTACGTGCTGGGCGACCAGGAGCAGTTCCGCGCGCTGAAACGCGTGTTCGTGGAGGGGCGCGGCTGGCTGCGCGTGGCGCGGCTGGAGATGCTCGCGCCGGGCGTGGCGCTGCACCTGGCGGGCGTGACGTCGCGCGAGGCGGCCGAGGAACTGCGCGGCCTGAACGTGTTCGCGGCGGACGACGAGCTGCCCGAGCCCGAGGAGGGCGTGTACTACTACCACGAGCTGCGCGGCCTGACCCTGCACGGCGCGGGCGGCGAGGTGCTGGGCGAGGTCGTGGACGTGGAGGACGGCGGGCATCAGGATCTGCTGGTCGTGCGGCACGAGGGCGGCGAGTCGTTCGTGCCGCTGCAGGCGCCGTACGTGCTGGTCAACCTGAACGACCGGAAGCGTCCCGCGTCGCTGGCGCTGTCGGCGGATGCCCCGGCGGGTCTGCTGGAGTCCGCCGAGCCGGAGGGGCCAGAGGCGGGCGGCGATGACGCCTGA
- a CDS encoding S-layer family protein yields MITTLRPGHSGLSRFCSAVLALILVLAGSAGAQTTFSSRYTNTATNGDIVLIGNVNYHCTTVSPASAAQITACNTARSGGTTTNNSVYMVPIDLDGDAATTNSSSASLNLGAGSSVLFAGLYWSGISSSATNRAGVRLATPATGTSVALTASRTSVIGSNYQSFVDVTTLVQAGGSGTYTVGNIASNAGASSWAGWSLVVAYRNSSLPTRNLAVFDGFLQASDPAAPLDIGVSGFVTPSVGTVRSTIGVVAWDGDRGQQEGASATPQGSLRFGPNTASLSTVSNTVNTVNDVFNSTISVTSGAAGGGSNVVTGQVPNFTNTLGVDIDTFTPNTALPNGSTSAVVRVVGTSSDVIFPGVVTLATEIFVPNIKDALTKTVTDLNGGQLIPGDTLEYELVVRNQGNDGALNVILTDPLPAGTTFVPGSLVITGANAGSKTDVSGDDQAEYDPAGRTVTFRLGTGATATAGGAVLPGEESRVRFRVTVNAGTAGGTVISNTGTVTYRQQTLGTVVSDTSDSDPVTAGDQPAVITVAGPDLTVDKFHSGSFQAGANGTFTLRVTNAGPAPTTGQTVTVTDTLPAGMTAVALAGSGWTCTLSPLRCTRSDALAAGSSYPDLLLTVTSAAGSFTNTAAVTGGGEATAQTGNNGDSDSVTVQPSLPPSVALTKSVRNVTRGGGAGTSSVAQPGEVLEYCIAYVNSGGAALNFVLSDTAPASTLTRTSAYGVGLGIQVTQSGVTLLTSASDADAGSLVGQLLTFRVGSMPAGDSGTVCFQVQVR; encoded by the coding sequence ATGATCACAACGTTGCGTCCGGGCCACAGCGGCTTGAGTCGGTTCTGTTCGGCGGTCCTGGCGCTGATCCTCGTCCTTGCAGGGTCTGCCGGGGCGCAGACCACCTTCAGTTCCCGGTACACGAATACCGCGACGAACGGCGATATCGTCCTGATCGGGAACGTGAACTATCACTGCACGACGGTCAGTCCGGCGTCCGCCGCGCAGATCACAGCGTGCAACACGGCCCGCAGTGGCGGGACCACCACGAACAACAGCGTGTACATGGTCCCCATCGACCTGGACGGCGACGCTGCCACCACGAACTCCAGTTCTGCCAGCCTGAACCTCGGGGCGGGCAGCAGCGTCCTGTTCGCCGGGCTGTACTGGAGCGGGATCAGCAGCAGCGCGACGAATCGCGCCGGTGTGCGCCTCGCCACGCCGGCCACCGGGACGAGTGTCGCCCTGACCGCCTCGCGGACCTCCGTGATCGGGTCGAACTACCAGTCGTTCGTGGACGTCACGACCCTCGTGCAGGCAGGCGGGAGCGGGACGTACACCGTCGGCAATATCGCCAGCAACGCTGGGGCGAGCAGCTGGGCCGGGTGGTCGCTGGTCGTCGCGTACCGGAACTCCAGCCTGCCCACCCGGAATCTCGCCGTGTTCGACGGCTTCCTGCAGGCCAGCGATCCGGCGGCGCCACTGGACATCGGCGTGAGTGGCTTCGTCACGCCCAGTGTCGGGACGGTCCGGAGCACCATCGGCGTGGTCGCCTGGGACGGTGACCGGGGGCAGCAGGAGGGTGCGTCCGCCACGCCCCAGGGGAGCCTGCGCTTCGGGCCGAACACCGCCTCGCTCAGCACCGTGTCCAATACGGTGAACACGGTCAACGACGTTTTCAACTCGACCATCTCGGTCACGAGCGGCGCAGCCGGGGGCGGATCGAACGTCGTGACCGGACAGGTGCCGAACTTCACGAATACGCTGGGCGTGGACATCGACACGTTCACGCCGAACACGGCCCTCCCAAACGGCAGCACGTCTGCCGTGGTGCGGGTCGTCGGCACGAGCAGTGACGTCATCTTCCCCGGGGTGGTCACGCTGGCGACCGAGATCTTCGTGCCGAACATCAAGGACGCCCTGACGAAGACCGTCACGGACCTCAACGGCGGCCAGTTGATCCCCGGCGACACCCTGGAATACGAACTGGTCGTCAGGAACCAGGGCAACGACGGCGCGCTGAACGTGATCCTCACCGATCCTCTGCCCGCTGGAACGACCTTCGTGCCGGGGTCGCTGGTCATCACCGGGGCGAACGCCGGGTCCAAGACCGACGTGTCCGGCGACGATCAGGCCGAGTACGACCCGGCGGGGCGGACCGTGACCTTCCGCCTGGGCACCGGCGCCACGGCAACGGCAGGCGGCGCGGTCCTGCCCGGCGAGGAGTCGCGCGTGCGCTTCCGCGTGACCGTGAACGCCGGAACGGCGGGCGGCACCGTGATCAGCAACACCGGGACCGTCACGTACCGCCAGCAGACCCTCGGGACTGTCGTGAGTGACACGAGCGACAGTGACCCCGTGACCGCCGGGGATCAACCCGCCGTGATCACCGTGGCCGGACCTGACCTTACGGTGGACAAGTTCCACAGTGGCTCATTCCAGGCCGGAGCGAACGGCACCTTCACGCTGAGGGTCACGAACGCCGGACCGGCTCCCACCACCGGGCAGACCGTCACCGTGACCGACACCCTCCCGGCCGGAATGACCGCCGTGGCTCTCGCCGGATCCGGATGGACGTGCACCCTCAGTCCCCTGAGATGCACGCGGAGCGACGCTCTCGCCGCGGGCAGTTCGTATCCCGATCTGCTGCTGACCGTCACGAGCGCCGCCGGTTCCTTCACGAACACCGCGGCCGTCACCGGAGGTGGGGAGGCCACCGCCCAGACCGGGAACAACGGGGACAGCGACTCCGTGACCGTCCAGCCCAGCCTGCCCCCTAGCGTGGCTCTCACGAAGTCGGTTCGGAACGTGACGAGGGGCGGCGGCGCCGGGACGTCCAGCGTCGCCCAGCCGGGCGAGGTCCTGGAATACTGCATCGCGTACGTCAATTCGGGAGGCGCCGCGCTGAATTTCGTCCTCAGCGATACCGCGCCCGCCTCGACGCTCACCCGCACGAGCGCCTACGGAGTGGGCCTGGGAATTCAGGTCACCCAGAGCGGCGTCACGCTGCTGACCAGCGCTTCAGATGCGGACGCGGGCAGTCTGGTGGGTCAACTGCTCACGTTCCGGGTCGGCTCCATGCCCGCCGGGGACAGTGGAACCGTCTGCTTCCAGGTGCAGGTGCGCTGA